Proteins from one Microbispora sp. ZYX-F-249 genomic window:
- a CDS encoding GNAT family N-acetyltransferase produces the protein MQQSEPQVADNPEASRFEITVDGALAGFADYRLKGPAISFTHTEIDPAFEGRGLGSTLVRAALDAARDAGLEVLPFCPFVQRYIARHPEYLDLVPADRRARFSLDGGEGSK, from the coding sequence ATGCAGCAGTCAGAACCGCAGGTCGCCGACAACCCGGAGGCGAGCCGCTTCGAGATCACCGTGGACGGCGCCCTCGCGGGCTTCGCCGACTACCGGCTCAAGGGGCCGGCGATCTCCTTCACCCACACCGAGATCGACCCGGCCTTCGAGGGCCGGGGCCTCGGCTCGACGCTGGTCCGCGCGGCGCTCGACGCCGCCCGCGACGCCGGGCTGGAGGTCCTGCCGTTCTGCCCGTTCGTGCAGCGGTACATCGCGCGGCACCCGGAGTACCTCGACCTGGTGCCCGCCGATCGGCGGGCCCGGTTCTCCCTGGACGGCGGGGAGGGATCGAAGTGA
- a CDS encoding pirin family protein: protein MTTTRLTPRVDIRRAAERFATRIPWLDSKHSFSFGGHYDAGNTHHGLLLVNNDDVVHPGTGFETHPHRDMEIVTWVLQGSLVHQDSEGHSGVIYPGLAQRMSAGTGILHSEKNDSWRLTGGDTHDKPVHFVQMWVVPDEPGIDPGYEQLEIENELLAGGLVPVASGMDKHAGEAAIRIKNRYAALYAARLQAGQSVELPEAPFLHLFVPRGSVTLEGAGTLKTGDAVRFTATGGQKVTATEPAEILVWEMHATIAA, encoded by the coding sequence ATGACCACCACCAGGCTGACCCCTCGTGTGGACATCCGCCGGGCGGCCGAGCGTTTCGCCACCCGCATCCCCTGGCTGGATTCCAAGCACTCGTTCTCGTTCGGCGGCCACTACGACGCCGGCAACACCCACCACGGGCTGCTGCTGGTCAACAACGACGACGTCGTCCACCCCGGCACCGGCTTCGAGACGCACCCGCACCGCGACATGGAGATCGTCACCTGGGTGCTCCAGGGATCCCTGGTCCACCAGGACTCCGAGGGCCACTCCGGCGTCATCTACCCCGGCCTGGCCCAGCGCATGAGCGCCGGCACCGGCATCCTGCACTCGGAGAAGAACGACTCCTGGCGCCTGACCGGCGGCGACACGCACGACAAGCCGGTGCACTTCGTCCAGATGTGGGTGGTGCCCGACGAGCCCGGCATCGATCCCGGCTACGAGCAGCTGGAGATCGAGAACGAGCTGCTGGCCGGCGGCCTGGTGCCGGTCGCCAGCGGCATGGACAAGCACGCCGGCGAGGCCGCCATCCGGATCAAGAACCGGTACGCCGCGCTGTACGCCGCCCGTCTGCAGGCGGGCCAGAGCGTGGAACTGCCCGAGGCGCCGTTCCTGCACCTGTTCGTCCCCCGGGGAAGCGTCACCCTGGAGGGTGCGGGCACTCTGAAGACCGGCGACGCCGTACGCTTCACCGCCACCGGTGGGCAGAAGGTCACCGCCACCGAGCCCGCCGAGATCCTCGTGTGGGAGATGCACGCGACGATCGCCGCCTGA
- a CDS encoding DNA polymerase domain-containing protein codes for MTSDEVRDGVTLTNLDQPLFDGAGATKRDLVDYLDAIRDRVIPVLRERPLSVVRVRQGQAPFMQKNVPSYAPDFVRTVTLWAESSQRRVSYALCDDRRTLLWLANQRAVEYHPALVHAGEWDRPTHLVLDIDPPSAEAFPQAVAAARLVGRALADAGLAGAVKTSGAKGLHVFVPLEAHTTEDVAAATRALGVRAERLDPALATTAFIREDRGDRVFIDSTRSGGATVVAAYSPRVRPGVPVSFPVPWDDLDRVTPGDFTVRTAAGLLRDSDPWAALMPEPQRLPRELIEEGHTIPVARVQAMHEGKRRARARRATS; via the coding sequence ATGACCAGCGATGAGGTTCGCGACGGAGTCACGCTGACCAACCTCGACCAGCCGCTGTTCGACGGCGCGGGCGCGACCAAGCGCGACCTGGTCGACTACCTGGACGCGATCCGCGACCGCGTCATCCCGGTGCTGCGCGAGCGCCCGCTGTCCGTGGTGCGGGTGCGGCAGGGGCAGGCGCCGTTCATGCAGAAGAACGTGCCCTCCTACGCCCCGGACTTCGTGCGGACGGTCACGCTGTGGGCCGAGTCGTCCCAGCGGCGGGTGTCGTACGCCCTGTGCGACGACCGGCGCACCCTGCTGTGGCTCGCCAACCAGCGGGCGGTGGAGTATCACCCCGCTCTCGTCCACGCCGGGGAGTGGGACCGTCCGACGCATCTCGTGCTCGACATCGACCCGCCGTCGGCCGAGGCGTTCCCGCAGGCCGTCGCCGCCGCACGCCTGGTCGGCCGGGCGCTGGCCGACGCCGGCCTGGCGGGAGCGGTGAAGACCAGCGGCGCCAAGGGCCTGCACGTGTTCGTCCCGCTGGAGGCGCACACCACGGAGGACGTCGCCGCGGCCACCCGCGCGCTCGGCGTACGCGCCGAACGCCTCGACCCCGCCCTCGCCACGACGGCGTTCATCCGGGAGGACCGGGGGGACAGGGTGTTCATCGACTCGACCCGGTCCGGCGGCGCGACCGTGGTCGCCGCCTACAGCCCGCGCGTACGGCCCGGCGTCCCGGTGTCGTTCCCGGTCCCCTGGGACGACCTGGACCGGGTCACGCCCGGCGACTTCACCGTGCGCACGGCGGCGGGCCTGCTGCGCGACAGCGACCCCTGGGCCGCGCTCATGCCGGAGCCCCAGCGGCTGCCGCGCGAGCTGATCGAGGAAGGCCACACGATTCCGGTCGCCCGCGTCCAGGCCATGCACGAGGGCAAACGCCGGGCCCGCGCCCGCCGCGCCACCTCGTGA
- a CDS encoding SDR family oxidoreductase encodes MGGIVEGRVVIVTGAARGIGRGHALEFARQGARVVVNDLGAEVDGTGSSTGAAGEVVEEIRAMGGEAVVDGEDVSDFDGAHRMIRRAVETFGDLHVLVNNAGILRDRMLVNMTADEWDAVIRVHLRGTFAPLRHAAAYWRSRAKAGEPVDARVINTTSSSGIYGNAGQGNYGAAKAGIASLTIIAAKELARYGVTVNAVAPAALTRMTENLIPGGRRPAEGGFDPAAPDNIAPLVVWLASARSRGITGRVFNVRGGHISVAEGWHAGPGVDKDARWDPAELGEVIPGLVDKAAPNALTSGRIPDGEA; translated from the coding sequence ATGGGCGGAATCGTGGAAGGCCGTGTCGTGATCGTCACGGGCGCCGCGCGGGGCATCGGGCGGGGACACGCGCTGGAGTTCGCGCGCCAGGGCGCCAGGGTCGTCGTGAACGACCTGGGCGCGGAGGTCGACGGCACGGGGTCGTCCACCGGCGCCGCGGGCGAGGTGGTGGAGGAGATCAGGGCCATGGGCGGAGAGGCAGTGGTCGACGGCGAGGACGTCTCCGACTTCGACGGCGCGCACCGCATGATCAGGAGGGCGGTGGAGACCTTCGGCGACCTGCACGTCCTGGTCAACAACGCGGGCATCCTGCGCGACCGGATGCTCGTCAACATGACCGCCGACGAGTGGGACGCGGTCATCCGGGTGCACCTGCGCGGCACCTTCGCCCCGCTGCGGCACGCCGCCGCCTACTGGAGGTCCAGGGCCAAGGCGGGCGAGCCGGTGGACGCCCGGGTGATCAACACCACGTCGTCGTCCGGCATCTACGGCAACGCCGGCCAGGGCAACTACGGCGCGGCCAAGGCGGGAATCGCGTCGCTGACGATCATCGCGGCCAAGGAGCTGGCGCGTTACGGCGTGACGGTCAACGCGGTCGCGCCCGCCGCGCTCACCCGGATGACGGAGAACCTCATCCCGGGCGGGAGGCGGCCGGCCGAGGGCGGCTTCGATCCGGCGGCGCCGGACAACATCGCGCCGCTGGTGGTGTGGCTGGCGAGCGCGCGGTCGCGGGGGATCACGGGACGGGTCTTCAACGTGCGCGGCGGGCACATCAGCGTGGCCGAGGGCTGGCACGCCGGGCCGGGGGTGGACAAAGACGCCCGGTGGGACCCGGCCGAGCTGGGCGAGGTGATCCCCGGCCTGGTGGACAAGGCCGCGCCGAACGCCCTCACCAGCGGGCGCATCCCGGACGGGGAGGCCTGA
- a CDS encoding pirin family protein, protein MSPGEPALYGCTVADGTEPESVLLPGHDVPLGRYTTVRRLLPQRPRRMVGAWCFVDHFGPEDVSGRPGMRVPPHPHTGLQTVTWLAEGEILHRDSLGNVQTIVPGQLNLMTAGHGIAHSEQSPPERPPGMHGLQLWVALPEDARHGEARFEHHEALPVLRDGDVTVTVVVGESGPLRSPALVHTPLLGAEVLFGGPGEHRLPVDPAFETAVLAMSGTAGVAGVALAPGSLLYLGQGRTEVPIEAAGPARLFVLGGTPFEEPLVMWWNFVGRSHEEIARARDDWARDEWIPGDRFGVVPGGERRLPAPDMPTVRLKARDRHGRVLS, encoded by the coding sequence GTGAGCCCCGGGGAGCCGGCGCTGTACGGCTGTACCGTCGCCGACGGCACAGAGCCGGAGAGCGTGCTCCTGCCCGGCCACGACGTGCCGCTCGGCCGCTACACGACCGTACGGCGGCTGCTCCCGCAGCGCCCGCGCCGCATGGTCGGCGCGTGGTGCTTCGTCGACCACTTCGGGCCCGAAGACGTGAGCGGCCGGCCGGGCATGCGGGTGCCGCCGCATCCGCACACCGGCCTGCAGACGGTCACCTGGCTCGCCGAGGGGGAGATCCTGCACCGCGACAGCCTCGGCAACGTCCAGACGATCGTGCCCGGGCAGCTCAACCTGATGACGGCCGGCCACGGGATCGCCCATTCGGAGCAGTCGCCGCCGGAGCGCCCGCCGGGCATGCACGGGCTGCAACTGTGGGTCGCGCTGCCGGAGGACGCGCGGCACGGCGAGGCGCGGTTCGAGCACCACGAGGCCCTGCCCGTGCTGCGTGACGGGGACGTCACGGTGACCGTCGTCGTGGGGGAGTCCGGGCCGCTGCGCTCGCCCGCCCTCGTGCACACCCCGCTGCTCGGGGCCGAGGTGCTGTTCGGTGGACCGGGAGAGCACAGGCTGCCGGTGGACCCGGCCTTCGAGACGGCGGTGCTGGCGATGTCGGGCACGGCCGGCGTCGCCGGGGTCGCGCTGGCGCCGGGCTCGCTGCTCTACCTCGGGCAGGGCCGTACGGAGGTTCCGATCGAGGCGGCGGGCCCGGCCCGGCTGTTCGTGCTGGGCGGCACGCCGTTCGAGGAGCCCCTGGTGATGTGGTGGAACTTCGTCGGCCGTTCGCACGAGGAGATCGCGCGGGCGCGCGACGACTGGGCACGGGATGAGTGGATACCGGGCGACCGCTTCGGCGTCGTCCCGGGCGGGGAGCGCCGGCTGCCCGCCCCCGATATGCCCACCGTGCGGCTGAAGGCCCGCGACCGCCACGGCCGCGTCCTCAGCTGA
- a CDS encoding CBS domain-containing protein, producing the protein MLVREIMTTPVVTIRRTATIKQAVRLLYEQDITAVPVVDAAGRMVGVVSEMDLLRGEYGANPRAFLRPEALPTGRPPALVEEVMTPRVATVGDGADTMDLVELMITTGVKSVPVLRDDELVGIVSRRDLMGLLAQGDERIREDVLAALRDCADTASFGAAVRDGVVEVYGPGDERSARIAEMVARTVPGVADVVFPEGLVS; encoded by the coding sequence ATGCTGGTCCGCGAGATCATGACGACGCCGGTGGTGACGATCAGGCGCACCGCGACGATCAAGCAGGCCGTCCGCCTGCTGTACGAGCAGGACATCACCGCCGTTCCGGTGGTCGACGCGGCCGGGCGGATGGTCGGCGTCGTCAGCGAGATGGACCTGCTGCGCGGCGAGTACGGCGCCAATCCCCGGGCGTTCCTGCGCCCCGAGGCCCTGCCCACCGGCAGGCCGCCCGCGCTCGTCGAGGAGGTCATGACGCCGCGGGTCGCCACGGTCGGGGACGGCGCCGACACCATGGACCTGGTCGAACTGATGATCACGACGGGGGTGAAGAGCGTTCCCGTCCTGCGCGACGACGAGCTCGTCGGGATCGTCAGCCGGCGCGACCTGATGGGCCTGCTGGCCCAGGGCGACGAGCGGATCCGCGAGGACGTGCTCGCGGCGCTGCGCGACTGCGCCGACACGGCGTCCTTCGGCGCGGCGGTGCGCGACGGCGTGGTCGAGGTGTACGGCCCGGGGGACGAGCGGTCGGCCCGGATCGCCGAGATGGTCGCCCGTACCGTCCCCGGCGTCGCCGACGTCGTCTTCCCCGAGGGGCTCGTCAGCTAG
- a CDS encoding MarR family winged helix-turn-helix transcriptional regulator, translated as MDSPRWLDADEQRAWRAYLRMQGRLTARLNRQLQADSGLSLADYEVLVHLTDRKEGRLRPFELQRDLQWEQSRLSHHLTRMERRGLVRREECADDGRGAFVVITEEGRRAITAAAPGHVETVRTLFFDGLTRDQVAALERLAADVLDRLD; from the coding sequence ATGGACAGCCCACGGTGGCTCGACGCGGACGAGCAGCGCGCCTGGCGGGCGTACCTGCGCATGCAGGGCCGCCTCACGGCCCGGCTCAACCGGCAACTGCAGGCCGACTCGGGTCTGTCCCTGGCGGACTACGAGGTTCTCGTGCACCTCACCGACCGGAAGGAAGGGCGGCTGCGGCCGTTCGAGCTGCAGCGCGACCTCCAGTGGGAGCAGAGCCGGCTGTCCCACCACCTGACCCGGATGGAGCGCCGTGGGCTCGTCAGACGGGAGGAGTGCGCGGACGACGGCAGGGGCGCGTTCGTCGTGATCACCGAGGAGGGCCGGCGGGCCATCACGGCCGCGGCCCCCGGGCACGTGGAGACCGTGCGCACCCTGTTCTTCGACGGGCTCACCCGCGATCAGGTCGCCGCCCTCGAACGGCTCGCCGCGGACGTGCTCGACCGCCTCGACTAG
- a CDS encoding MFS transporter, with protein sequence MSSPNARQSWLPLVVLATGVSMVVVDATIVNVAVPAIIADLGLGATDVEWVNSIYSLMFAALLIPFGRAGDRYGRRRLFALGVAVFLLASVLAATSVNGPMLIGVRAVQGVGAAMAVPMTLAIINRVYVGRRRVIAFAVWGSIIGGMAAVGPLVGGWLVTDHGWRAAFWINLPIGALLLLGSLWVPESRDGHTAGGDLAGLVLAVLGTTGVVFALIEGQKYGWWEPRRTAGLFGLRFESVSPVPFAFGVGILALVALVLRERRRERAGRPVLVDLTLFELPSFRYGALAAVIVALGEFGLILVLPLFLQSALGYTAFRAGLVIAALALGTFVAGGLVPPLSKRWSPRAIVRIGLGMEAVGAAGIGLSLSPDMGPWRPVPWLLLYGAGIGFATAQLTGVLMADVPARLSGGASALQSTVRQLGAALGVAVLGGVLVAGLGSAVERGLADRPAQVRTSAARAVEESAGAAIPALRDPVVHAAAVEAAAEATRRVTFITALALLAGVGVTLLLPRTPVAKDEPPERVAAGGPDTGGRDPDM encoded by the coding sequence ATGTCGTCGCCAAACGCCCGCCAGAGCTGGCTCCCTCTCGTCGTGCTCGCCACCGGCGTGTCGATGGTCGTCGTCGACGCCACGATCGTGAACGTGGCGGTGCCCGCGATCATCGCCGACCTCGGCCTCGGCGCCACCGACGTGGAGTGGGTCAACTCGATCTACTCCCTGATGTTCGCGGCGCTGCTCATCCCGTTCGGCCGGGCCGGTGACCGGTACGGCAGGCGCCGCCTGTTCGCCCTGGGCGTGGCGGTCTTCCTGCTGGCGAGCGTGCTGGCGGCGACGTCGGTGAACGGGCCCATGCTCATCGGCGTCCGGGCCGTGCAGGGGGTGGGGGCGGCCATGGCCGTCCCGATGACCCTCGCGATCATCAACCGCGTCTACGTGGGCCGCCGGCGGGTGATCGCCTTCGCGGTGTGGGGCTCCATCATCGGCGGCATGGCCGCCGTCGGCCCGCTGGTGGGGGGCTGGCTGGTCACCGACCACGGCTGGCGGGCCGCGTTCTGGATCAACCTGCCCATCGGCGCGCTGCTCCTGCTCGGCTCGCTGTGGGTGCCCGAGTCGCGCGACGGCCACACGGCGGGCGGCGACCTGGCCGGGCTCGTCCTCGCCGTGCTCGGCACGACCGGCGTCGTCTTCGCCCTGATCGAGGGTCAGAAGTACGGCTGGTGGGAGCCGCGGCGGACCGCCGGCCTGTTCGGCCTGCGGTTCGAGAGCGTCTCCCCCGTGCCGTTCGCCTTCGGCGTCGGCATCCTCGCGCTGGTCGCCCTCGTCCTGCGCGAACGGCGGCGGGAGCGGGCCGGACGGCCGGTTCTCGTGGACCTGACACTGTTCGAGCTGCCGAGCTTCCGCTACGGCGCGCTGGCCGCGGTGATCGTGGCGCTCGGCGAGTTCGGCCTGATCCTCGTGCTGCCGCTCTTCCTGCAGTCCGCGCTCGGTTACACCGCCTTCCGGGCGGGGCTCGTCATCGCCGCGCTGGCCCTCGGCACCTTCGTCGCGGGCGGGCTGGTCCCCCCACTGTCGAAGAGGTGGTCCCCCCGGGCCATCGTGCGGATCGGCCTCGGCATGGAGGCCGTCGGCGCGGCCGGGATCGGCCTGTCCCTGTCTCCGGACATGGGCCCCTGGCGGCCCGTGCCGTGGCTGCTCCTCTACGGCGCGGGCATCGGCTTCGCCACCGCGCAGCTCACCGGCGTCCTCATGGCCGACGTGCCGGCCCGCCTGTCCGGTGGGGCGTCCGCCCTGCAGAGCACGGTCCGCCAGCTCGGCGCGGCGCTGGGCGTCGCCGTCCTGGGCGGGGTGCTGGTGGCCGGACTCGGCTCGGCCGTCGAGCGCGGGCTCGCCGACCGGCCCGCGCAGGTGCGCACGAGCGCGGCACGCGCGGTCGAGGAGAGCGCGGGCGCGGCCATCCCCGCGCTCCGCGACCCGGTGGTCCACGCGGCGGCGGTCGAGGCGGCCGCCGAGGCGACCCGCAGGGTCACGTTCATCACGGCGCTGGCGCTGCTGGCCGGAGTCGGCGTCACCCTCCTGCTCCCCCGCACGCCGGTCGCGAAGGACGAGCCGCCGGAGCGGGTCGCGGCGGGCGGGCCGGATACTGGAGGTCGCGACCCGGACATGTAG
- a CDS encoding CapA family protein, with protein sequence MRSAAGDPVTLFLCGDVMLGRGVDQVLPRPGDPALEESCIRDAREYVGLAEAANGPIPRPAGYSWPWGDALEVLDEAAPDVRVLNLETSVTRSRDFAPGKQVHYRMNPANITALAVARPDVCVLANNHVLDFGVPGLTETLDALAGAGLDQAGAGRDEDEARRPAVVVLPGGGRVLVFAVAMPSSGVPGGWAAAGDRPGVAFLPGPTRDTAAETVRRVRQVKQPGDIAVVSVHWGSNWGYEVGDDQVEFAHALVEGGVDLVHGHSSHHPRPVEVYRDRLILYGCGDFIDDYEGITGYEEYRDDLRLLYLVTVEATADGATGRLLELRMAPMRAVRMRLRHARREDREWLLATLDGICREFGTRVGPAPGGTLALTPAA encoded by the coding sequence ATGCGGTCGGCGGCGGGGGACCCGGTGACGCTGTTCCTGTGCGGCGACGTCATGCTGGGGCGGGGCGTCGACCAGGTCCTCCCACGCCCCGGTGACCCCGCGCTGGAGGAGTCGTGCATCCGGGACGCGCGGGAGTACGTCGGACTGGCGGAGGCGGCCAACGGCCCGATCCCGCGCCCGGCCGGCTACTCCTGGCCATGGGGCGACGCTCTCGAGGTGCTCGACGAGGCCGCCCCCGACGTACGCGTGCTGAACCTGGAGACGAGTGTCACCCGCAGCCGTGACTTCGCGCCCGGCAAGCAGGTGCATTACCGGATGAACCCGGCCAACATCACTGCCTTGGCCGTGGCCCGGCCCGACGTGTGCGTGCTGGCCAACAACCACGTGCTCGACTTCGGCGTACCCGGGCTCACGGAGACGCTGGACGCGCTGGCCGGGGCCGGGCTGGACCAGGCGGGCGCGGGACGGGACGAGGACGAGGCGCGGCGGCCCGCGGTCGTGGTCCTGCCGGGCGGCGGACGGGTCCTGGTGTTCGCGGTGGCGATGCCGTCCAGCGGCGTCCCCGGCGGATGGGCGGCGGCCGGGGACCGGCCCGGCGTCGCCTTTCTCCCCGGGCCCACCCGCGACACCGCGGCGGAGACGGTCCGGCGCGTACGGCAGGTCAAGCAGCCGGGGGACATCGCGGTCGTCTCCGTCCACTGGGGGTCGAACTGGGGCTACGAGGTCGGGGACGACCAGGTCGAGTTCGCGCACGCGCTGGTCGAGGGCGGCGTCGACCTCGTCCACGGGCACTCCTCCCACCATCCCCGGCCGGTCGAGGTGTATCGGGACCGGCTGATCCTCTACGGCTGCGGCGACTTCATCGACGACTACGAGGGCATCACCGGATACGAGGAGTACCGCGACGACCTGCGGCTGCTGTACCTCGTCACCGTCGAGGCGACGGCCGATGGCGCGACGGGGCGGCTGCTGGAGCTGCGGATGGCGCCGATGCGGGCCGTGCGGATGCGGCTGCGGCACGCCCGCCGTGAGGACCGCGAGTGGCTGCTGGCGACGCTCGACGGGATCTGCCGGGAGTTCGGGACGCGGGTCGGACCGGCGCCCGGCGGCACGCTCGCCCTCACGCCGGCCGCGTAG
- a CDS encoding methyltransferase domain-containing protein, translating into MANEAAVYTHGHHESVLRSHRWRTAANSAAYLLGALKPHMRILDVGCGPGTITADLAELVPRGEVIGVDSEPGVLEQARREAEGRGLGNVSFATADVHALGYPDASFCVVHAHQVLQHVGDPVGALREMRRVTKPGGIVAVRDSDYAGFVWYPRIPVLDDWLDLYGRVARANGGEPDAGRRLRAWAREAGFTEITSSSATWCYATPEERAWWGGLWADRTVQSSYAGRALEGGHATRDDLDRIAGGWREWAASEDGWFSVLHGEILCRVT; encoded by the coding sequence ATGGCGAACGAAGCCGCCGTGTACACCCACGGCCATCACGAGTCCGTTCTGCGCTCCCACCGCTGGCGTACGGCCGCCAACTCGGCGGCGTACCTGCTGGGTGCGCTGAAGCCCCACATGCGGATCCTGGACGTCGGCTGCGGCCCGGGCACGATCACCGCCGACCTGGCCGAACTGGTGCCGCGAGGTGAGGTGATCGGTGTCGACAGCGAGCCGGGCGTCCTGGAGCAGGCGCGCCGCGAGGCGGAGGGGCGCGGGCTGGGCAACGTGAGCTTCGCGACCGCCGACGTGCACGCGCTCGGCTACCCCGACGCGTCCTTCTGCGTCGTGCACGCCCACCAGGTCCTGCAGCACGTCGGCGACCCGGTGGGCGCGCTGCGCGAGATGCGCCGGGTGACCAAGCCGGGCGGGATCGTGGCGGTCCGCGACTCCGACTACGCCGGGTTCGTGTGGTATCCGCGGATCCCGGTCCTGGACGACTGGCTGGACCTGTACGGCCGGGTGGCCCGCGCCAACGGCGGCGAGCCCGACGCCGGGCGCCGGCTGCGCGCCTGGGCGAGGGAGGCGGGCTTCACCGAGATCACGTCGTCGTCGGCCACCTGGTGCTATGCCACCCCCGAGGAGCGGGCCTGGTGGGGCGGCCTGTGGGCCGACCGCACGGTCCAGTCCTCCTATGCCGGGCGCGCGCTCGAGGGCGGCCACGCCACCCGGGACGACCTGGACCGGATCGCCGGCGGCTGGCGGGAGTGGGCCGCGAGCGAGGACGGCTGGTTCAGCGTCCTGCACGGCGAGATCCTCTGCCGCGTGACCTGA
- a CDS encoding MFS transporter, whose amino-acid sequence MPQAVAADPGERERLRHAWRTLSVVSMASVLTALGGSALNVALPQVVRQTHASADAASWILLAFQLTTTVLMVVFGRLADLFGRRAMYLGGLATYTVASLLAGFAPDAWIIVALRVVQAAGGAMLLTNSAALVTDAFPKSRLGEGMGVYTASFSIAQLAGPALGGLFTEHLGWRWVFWYNVPLGIACLVWGATALRPGPPQGRDRGLDLSGNALVLACLGGLLLALSEVTRLGWGHPMVVSGLVVFAVTLPLFVVRELRARHPVVDIRMFRDVTFALGTLASFLNSTARVGVVLLVSLFFQAVRGEDPVRAAVKVLPLSVAAMAASVASGFVLRRLGPRTVALAATSLTTAGLAVLLCLISPGVSSAALMAALVLIGLGSGMFLPSNTTAILHGVPSHRLGIVNAMRLMLQNTGVVVGTALVLSIITVPLPAGLHDAVFAGTLSHVSSTAVGQLVTGYRWALACMTVVSALAVLTCFTRRRAGSSVS is encoded by the coding sequence GTGCCGCAGGCCGTCGCGGCGGACCCCGGCGAGCGGGAGCGGCTGCGCCACGCCTGGCGGACGCTGTCGGTCGTGAGCATGGCCAGCGTCCTGACCGCGCTCGGCGGCAGCGCTCTCAACGTGGCGCTCCCCCAGGTCGTACGGCAGACGCACGCGAGCGCGGACGCCGCGAGCTGGATCCTGCTCGCCTTCCAGCTCACGACGACCGTGCTCATGGTCGTGTTCGGCCGGCTCGCCGACCTGTTCGGGCGGCGGGCGATGTATCTCGGCGGCCTGGCCACCTACACCGTCGCCAGCCTGCTGGCCGGGTTCGCGCCGGACGCGTGGATCATCGTGGCGTTGCGGGTGGTGCAGGCGGCGGGCGGGGCGATGCTGCTGACCAACAGCGCCGCCCTCGTGACCGACGCCTTCCCCAAGTCGCGGCTCGGCGAGGGGATGGGCGTCTACACCGCGTCGTTCTCCATCGCCCAGCTCGCCGGCCCGGCGCTCGGCGGCCTGTTCACCGAGCACCTCGGCTGGCGCTGGGTGTTCTGGTACAACGTGCCTCTCGGCATCGCGTGCCTGGTCTGGGGCGCGACGGCCCTGCGTCCCGGACCTCCGCAGGGCCGTGACCGGGGCCTCGACCTGTCCGGGAACGCGCTCGTGCTCGCCTGTCTCGGCGGCCTGCTGCTCGCGCTGTCGGAGGTGACCCGGCTCGGCTGGGGGCATCCGATGGTGGTGTCCGGGCTCGTCGTGTTCGCGGTGACGCTACCGCTGTTCGTCGTGCGGGAGCTGCGGGCCCGTCATCCCGTGGTGGACATCCGGATGTTCCGCGATGTCACGTTCGCCCTGGGGACTCTGGCGTCGTTCCTCAACTCGACGGCCCGCGTCGGGGTGGTGCTCCTCGTGTCGCTGTTCTTCCAGGCGGTCCGCGGCGAAGACCCGGTGCGGGCAGCGGTGAAGGTGCTGCCGCTCTCGGTCGCGGCGATGGCGGCGTCGGTCGCGTCGGGCTTCGTGCTGCGCCGCCTCGGCCCGCGCACGGTGGCCCTCGCCGCGACCTCGCTGACGACGGCGGGCCTGGCCGTCCTGCTGTGCCTGATCTCCCCCGGCGTCTCGTCGGCGGCGCTCATGGCCGCCCTCGTGCTGATCGGCCTCGGCTCGGGCATGTTCCTGCCGAGCAACACCACGGCGATCCTGCACGGGGTGCCGTCGCACCGGCTGGGGATCGTCAACGCCATGCGCCTGATGCTGCAGAACACCGGGGTGGTGGTCGGCACCGCGCTGGTCCTGTCGATCATCACGGTGCCGCTGCCGGCCGGGCTGCACGACGCCGTCTTCGCGGGAACGCTGTCCCACGTCTCGTCCACCGCGGTCGGGCAGCTCGTGACCGGCTACCGCTGGGCGCTCGCCTGCATGACCGTGGTCTCCGCGCTGGCCGTGCTGACCTGCTTCACCAGAAGGCGGGCGGGCTCGTCCGTCAGCTGA